The Cydia pomonella isolate Wapato2018A chromosome 17, ilCydPomo1, whole genome shotgun sequence genome includes a window with the following:
- the LOC133526948 gene encoding uncharacterized protein LOC133526948: MFYIFITTLLVQTLIVTESLALNVRTTLFTPADLAKKRWNKREVALLRARMYCQDMIPPMEILQSPDYISSLIRYIENCYAAVNQAAFDAESGTILTVAASDVFGGYLKMVALPMTKLAYYNGDIPTKEAMKLFKYYDDIKNQLHTNGKGWSEPLKNIPKPQNVRGVRSNTPMPKIKNPCERLLYLNNNQQNVTMPMPSIDWRTRMMFVPLTNQPIVDLKSPLISSVLEQFHQLATACERYITPDRRYFQGSFEEWVNEAVVPHLSDDDLYTGFKGILSLIENANLVTGPGECKKQQQKHSFFNIFHNMSKKTIVITIILILELICCIPTLLYCVMKKKKKCNVSTKSTSSRKAPSHIHNRKSYNNKTVFYELSSPSSSFHSETKITSRGNASNNKKFMKNKISSELSNASGSRRSYSSIPDASTTADEALSIRKSSHQKILSSSHQTLRYKITETDEIDVSQGQTQVSKASLPRRSSTSTVKYTDDTGETITLSTVLPQDKSTSKVLRKSKRFKPRHVISSLSPDTYNGHPSSENIKANRENNISTVKELKLELFDERMDVLPLMLCSSDKTVEFVSPRASRTHTKNSEININRSMREKESQERVDRPSRSRGEKSRQRIVKNPEVMPQRKGILKLDKTKASKIPKIINSPRNLFVCSAPRIKRREPDSGRKSMIPKARQSIPERALDDSALASSSPREGKLNVTL, from the exons ATGTTCTACATTTTTATAACAACACTTCTAGTTCAAACTTTGATTGTGACAGAGTCTTTGGCTCTCAATGTTAGAACTACTTTATTCACGCCAGCAGACTTAGCCAAGAAAAGGTGGAATAAAAGAGAAGTAGCTTTACTTAGAGCACGTATGTACTGTCAGGATATGATACCTCCCATGGAGATCTTGCAAAGCCCTGATTATATAAGTTCTTTAATCCGTTATATAGAAAACTGCTATGCTGCCGTGAACCAAGCGGCATTTGATGCCGAATCCGGAACAATCCTAACAGTTGCCGCGTCCGATGTTTTCGGGGGCTATTTAAAAATGGTCGCTTTACCAATGACAAAGTTAGCATACTACAATGGTGATATACCCACAAAAGAAGCCATGAAGTTGTTTAAATACTatgatgatattaaaaaccaGCTGCATACGAACGGTAAAGGCTGGTCGGAGCCGCTTAAAAACATTCCGAAACCTCAAAACGTTCGTGGCGTGCGATCAAACACGCCGATGCCGAAAATAAAGAATCCATGCGAACGGCTATTGTACTTGAACAACAATCAACAAAATGTGACTATGCCGATGCCATCCATAGACTGGAGGACGCGCATGATGTTTGTACCGTTAACGAACCAGCCGATAGTAGATTTAAAGTCTCCGCTCATCAGCTCAGTCCTGGAGCAGTTCCATCAGCTGGCCACGGCCTGCGAGCGCTACATCACCCCCGACCGCAGGTACTTTCAAGGCTCGTTCGAAGAATGGGTGAACGAGGCCGTAGTACCGCATCTTAGCGATGACGATTTGTACACGGGTTTTAAAGGCATTTTATCATTAATAGAAAACGCTAATCTAGTAACAGGCCCTGGTGAATGTAAAAAACAGCAGCAAAAACactctttttttaatatattccaTAACATGTCAAAGAAGACGATAGTAATAACAATCATATTGATTCTCGAATTAATATGTTGTATCCCGACTCTCCTGTATTGcgtaatgaaaaagaaaaagaaatgtaATGTTTCAACTAAGTCGACCTCATCGCGTAAGGCACCATCGCATATACATAATAGAAAATCTTATAATAACAAAACTGTTTTTTATGAACTCAGTTCACCTAGTTCATCATTCCATAGTGAAACCAAGATTACTTCGAGGGGGAATGCTAGTAATAACAAGAAGTTTATGAAGAATAAGATTAGCTCCGAACTCTCTAATGCTTCGGGTTCTCGGCGCTCATATTCCTCAATACCTGACGCATCCACAACGGCAGACGAAGCCCTTTCTATAAGAAAATCTTCCCATCAAAAGATTCTGTCTTCAAGCCATCAAACTCTTCGATACAAGATTACAGAAACCGATGAAATTGACGTTTCTCAAGGCCAAACTCAGGTGTCTAAAGCTTCGCTACCTAGAAGAAGTTCAACCAGTACAGTAAAATATACCGACGATACTGGAGAAACGATTACTTTATCAACAGTGCTTCCACAGGATAAGAGCACTTCTAAAGTATTAAGAAAATCAAAACGCTTCAAACCACGACATGTTATATCATCACTCAGTCCCGACACTTACAATGGTCATCCTTCCTCAGAAAACATCAAGGCAAATCGTGAAAACAATATTTCTACTGTTAAGGAACTCAAGTTAGAATTATTCGATGAAAGAATGGATGTTTTACCTCTGATGTTATGTAGCAGTGATAAAACTGTGGAATTCGTGTCACCTCGCGCGAGCAGAACTCACACTAAAAATAGcgaaattaatataaatcgaTCAATGAGAGAAAAGGAGAGCCAAGAAAGAGTGGATAGACCCAGTCGGTCGCGGGGTGAGAAATCAAGACAAAGAATAGTTAAGAATCCTGAAGTAATGCCACAGAGGAAAGGAATATTAAAGTTGGATAAAACAAAAGCAAGCAAGATTCCGAAGATAATTAATTCACCGAggaatttatttgtttgttctGCACCAAG GATTAAAAGGCGAGAGCCAGATAGTGGTCGTAAGAGTATGATCCCGAAAGCACGCCAGAGCATCCCAGAGCGCGCGCTGGACGACAGTGCCCTCGCCAGCAGCAGCCCGAGAGAAGGGAAGTTGAATGTTACTCTGTAA